A window of Ananas comosus cultivar F153 linkage group 4, ASM154086v1, whole genome shotgun sequence contains these coding sequences:
- the LOC109709715 gene encoding sec-independent protein translocase protein TATA, chloroplastic — MAIACSSTALMAPPPLLRTKPSSPSSSCYYSVTSSASLASRASLLFSGGGGILRPVARRRRSGGRGGGGGALGSRCLFGLGVPELVVIAGVAALVFGPKKLPEIGRSIGKTVKSFQQAAKEFETEIKKDSEDASQPAPSETPKTIKSEDEKKELEASSGTKESI; from the exons atGGCGATAGCGTGCTCCTCCACGGCTCTAATGGCGCCTCCGCCACTCCTCCGCACGAAACCCTCGTCCCCCTCCTCTTCCTGTTACTACTCCGTtacctcctccgcctccctcgCCTCGCGCGCCTCCCTTCtcttctccggcggcggcggtatCCTCCGTCCCGTTGCGCGGCGGCGCCGCTCCGGTGGAcgcggaggcggagggggagCCTTGGGGTCGCGGTGCCTCTTCGGGCTCGGCGTCCCCGAGCTCGTCGTCATCGCCGGGGTGGCCGCGCTCGTGTTTGGCCCCAAGAAGCTCCCCGAGATCGGACGCAGCATCGGCAAGACCGTGAAGAGCTTCCAACAG GCAGCTAAAGAATTTGAAACCGAGATAAAAAAAGATTCCGAAGATGCAAGTCAACCTGCTCCATCTGAAACCCCCAAAACAATCAAGAGCGAAGACGAGAAAAAGGAACTCGAAGCTTCATCAGGCACCAAAGAAAGCATCTAG
- the LOC109709714 gene encoding NADH dehydrogenase [ubiquinone] flavoprotein 2, mitochondrial, whose translation MLPAVARGAAKRLLGIRALLRPSPPIAAASASRSFSTALNYHIDSPDNNPDVPWEFSEANKEKVKEILSHYPSNYKQSAVIPLLDLAQQQHGGWLPVAAMNAVAKVIEVAPIRVYEVATFYTMFNRTKVGKYHLLVCGTTPCMIRGSREIEEALLKHLGVKRNEVTKDGLFSVGEMECMGCCVNAPMITVADYSKGSEGYTYNYYEDVTPKRVVEIVEMLRRGETPPVGTQNPDRIRSGPAGGNTTLLREPKPPPCRDLDAC comes from the exons ATGCTCCCCGCGGTGGCGCGCGGCGCCGCGAAGCGCCTCCTCGGGATCCGCGCCCTCCTACGCCCGTCTCCTCCG atcgccgccgcctccgcttcCAGATCCTTCTCCACCGCCCTAAACTAC CACATTGATTCCCCGGACAATAACCCTGACGTGCCATGGGAGTTTAGTGAGGCCAACAAGGAAAAG GTCAAGGAAATATTGTCTCACTATCCTTCCAACTATAAGCAATCTGCTGTTATCCCACTATTGGATCTTGCACAGCAACAACATGGTGGATGGCTTCCAGTTGCTGCAATGAATGCG GTAGCTAAGGTCATTGAAGTTGCTCCTATTCGTGTATACGAAGTTGCTACATTTTACACTATGTTCAACCGTACAAAG GTTGGTAAGTATCACCTTCTGGTTTGTGGGACGACACCTTGTATGATTCGTGGATCACGCGAAATCGAAGAAGCGTTGCTTAAACACCTTGGAGTAAAGCGCAATG AAGTAACAAAGGATGGCTTGTTTTCTGTTGGGGAAATGGAGTGCATG GGTTGCTGTGTAAATGCTCCAATGATTACTGTTGCTGACTACTCTAAAGGTTCGGAAGGGTACACATATAATTACTAC GAGGATGTCACTCCTAAGCGAGTTGTCGAGATTGTCGAGATGTTGAGAAGGGGAGAAACTCCACCT GTCGGCACACAAAATCCGGATCGGATCAGGAGCGGACCTGCCGGAGGGAACACAACTCTGCTCCGGGAGCCAAAACCTCCGCCATGCAGGGATCTTGATGCCTGCTGA
- the LOC109709015 gene encoding probable prefoldin subunit 4 isoform X4, whose product MGGFCPQPLIYLKSNESNESLEDASNELILSDEDVVRFQIGEVFAHMPREEVEIRLEKMKEDASKDLERLEEEKESVLAQMAELKKILYGKFKDSINLEED is encoded by the exons ATGGGTGGTTTTTGTCCTCAGCCCCTAATATATCTGAAATCAAAC GAATCAAATGAAAGCCTCGAGGATGCTAGCAATGAGTTGATCTTATCGGACGAGGATGTGGTTAGGTTCCAAATAGGGGAGGTGTTCGCGCACATGCCACGGGAGGAGGTCGAGATCCGGTTGGAGAAGATGAAAGAGGATGCTAGCAAGGATCTGGAGAGGCTGGAGGAAGAGAAGGAATCCGTGCTCGCTCAGATGGCCGAGCTCAAGAAGATCTTGTATGGGAAATTCAAGGACTCCATCAACTTGGAGGAGGATTAG
- the LOC109709015 gene encoding uncharacterized protein LOC109709015 isoform X1 gives MANPLYKRIFSSAFIATIMTILDNDDESIEAIMLLELESEPVANRVPRQRCRTRSFTGHQMLCHILSGHHECCYHHFRMSAIIFIALRDALVERGLISSTRNMTDDEQLGIFLYGVGHGVANRILAKTFQHSGETISRHFNNVLRGIVRLKDDYIMLPSSNAAVHPRIRDNPNFYPFKNNIGAIDGTHIPVVVERSKQAPLRCRKGFTSQNMMAAVSFDLNFLFVCTRWEGSAAGMRVLRWACEIGGFVVPEGKYYLVDSGYANTEKFLAPYRGERYHISQFDASTRAHVHRNSRDLYNHRHAQLRNVVERTFGILKKRFKILNVATPFSYSMLDCYGMLYNT, from the exons ATGGCGAACCcactatacaaaagaattttttcttCAGCGTTCATAGCCACCATTATGACAATATTAGATAACGATGATGAATCTATCGAGGCTATAATGCTACTTGAGTTAGAATCTGAACCAGTTGCAAATAGAGTACCCAGACAAAGGTGTCGGACTCGGTCGTTTACCGGACATCAAATGTTGTGTCATATCTTATCTGGTCATCATGAATGTTGCTATCATCACTTTCGTATGAGTGCAATTATATTTATTGCACTCCGCGATGCTTTAGTCGAGAGGGGGTTAATAAGTAGCACAAGAAATATGACTGATGATGAGCAGTTAGGCATATTTCTATATGGCGTAGGGCATGGCGTGGCAAACCGAATATTGGCGAAAACATTCCAACATTCCGGAGAAACCATCAGTAGGCATTTTAACAATGTACTACGCGGCATTGTGAGGCTAAAAGATGACTACATAATGTTGCCGTCAAGTAATGCTGCCGTGCATCCAAGAATTCGGGATAATCCAAATTTTTATCCTTTCAAG AATAATATTGGTGCGATCGACGGAACACATATTCCAGTAGTGGTCGAAAGGAGTAAACAAGCACCACTTCGATGTCGAAAAGGGTTCacctcacaaaatatgatggctGCGGTGTCAtttgatcttaattttttatttgtatgcacAAGATGGGAAGGCTCTGCTGCCGGTATGAGAGTCCTTCGATGGGCATGCGAAATAGGTGGTTTCGTTGTTCCCGAAG GCAAGTATTACTTAGTAGACTCGGGATATGCAAATACTGAAAAATTTCTTGCACCCTATAGAGGAGAGCGTTACCATATTAGTCAGTTTGACGCAAGCACACGGGCCCACGTTCATCGAAATTCACGAGATTTGTATAACCACCGGCATGCTCAATTAAGGAATGTGGTTGAGAGGACATTTGGCATTTTGAAGAAGcgtttcaaaattctaaatgtaGCAACACCGTTTTCGTATTCAATGCTTGATTGCTATGGCATGTTGTATAATACATAA
- the LOC109709017 gene encoding uncharacterized protein LOC109709017: MRVLRWACEIGGFVVPEGKYYLVDSGYTNTEKFLAPYRGERYHISQFDASTRARVHRNPRDLYNHRHAQLRNVVERTFGILKKRFKILNVATPFSYKVQCLIAMACCIIHNFIRRHQANDNIFSDEGPDEQDAENEGGVGDLVGVIEDSQNGEDLRANITNQLWNTRI; the protein is encoded by the exons ATGAGAGTACTTCGATGGGCATGCGAAATAGGTGGTTTCGTTGTTCCCGAAG GCAAGTATTACTTAGTAGACTCGGGATATACAAATACTGAAAAATTTCTTGCACCCTATAGAGGAGAGCGTTACCATATTAGTCAGTTTGACGCAAGCACACGGGCCCGCGTTCATCGAAATCCACGAGATTTGTATAACCACCGGCATGCTCAATTAAGGAATGTGGTTGAGAGGACATTTGGCATTTTGAAGAAGcgtttcaaaattctaaatgtaGCAACACCGTTTTCGTATAAAGTTCAATGCTTGATTGCTATGGCATGTTGTATAATACATAACTTTATTCGCCGTCACCAAGCAAATGATAACATTTTTTCTGATGAGGGTCCAGATGAACAGGACGCTGAAAATGAAGGTGGAGTGGGCGATTTAGTGGGAGTAATTGAGGACTCCCAAAATGGTGAGGATCTACGTGCTAATATTACAAATCAATTGTGGAACActagaatataa